The following nucleotide sequence is from Citrus sinensis cultivar Valencia sweet orange chromosome 6, DVS_A1.0, whole genome shotgun sequence.
GAAATGGTTGAGTTCATGGAAAAAGTTGCAAAAACAGTTGATGTTGAGGAGCTAACCGTGGAGGAAAGGAACCTTCTCTCAGTTGCTTACAAGAATGTGATTGGGGCCAGGAGGGCTTCATGGAGGATCATCTCTTCGATTGAGCAGAAGGAGGAGAGCAGGGGAAATGAAGACCATGTCTCAGTAATTAAGGAGTACAGGAGCAAGATTGAGAATGAGCTCAGCAAGATCTGTGATGGGATTCTTAGCCTCCTTGAGTCTCATCTCATTCCCTCTGCCTCATCGGCTGAGTCTAAGGTGTTCTACCTGAAGATGAAGGGTGATTACCACAGGTATCTGGCTGAGTTCAAGACTGGAGCTGAGAGGAAGGAAGCTGCGGAGAGCACTTTGTTGGCCTACAAGTCAGCTCAGGTGGGTTTAATGTGCCTTGGTCTTATATATGCACTCTCTCGCTTACTTTGCGGCATTGATAGCTTATTTAGTTTATCTATCATTGATGTTCATGCAGGATATTGCTTTAGCTGAATTGGCCCCTACTCACCCAATAAGGCTGGGACTTGCACTCAACTTCTCTGTTTTCTACTATGAAATCCTTAACTCACCAGATCGTGCATGCAATCTTGCGAAGCAGGTAAGGGTTGCTGctttacttttctttctttcttttttcttttggataaTCCAAGAATAAAACGTTGAAAGGTATCTGATGGAAGGAATTTGTGACCCAAATTGAAAAGTTGAGAttgtcatcattttttttgtttttgtttttttgtttgggggggggggggggtggggtggttcttttattaaatttgttctaTGTTTACTTTGCAGGCTTTTGATGAGGCCATTTCTGAGCTCGATACCTTGGGTGAAGAATCATACAAGGACAGTACATTGATTATGCAGCTTCTCCGAGATAATCTGACACTTTGGACTTCTGATATCACTGTATGTTCTCTTACTCCTACTAGTTAGTTGGTCCAAATGCCCAAAACTTCCAGATTTCAAATTTATCTTGAAACCTTGTTGCACTTGGCTTGTTCGTTGTCAGAAAATGCTATGTGCACTTTCTTTGTGCATCGTCAGAACTTGTTAAGTAACATGATTGACAGTGGACCTAAATTGATCACTGATCTcattgatcaatttttttttttttttgagaagctCGTTGATCAAAGTTGTACTTGAACACATGAGCTCTTGTTAGCTCTTCTATTTTGTTAAGGTCTGTTTCTTGTTTCTGATGTCTTGGATGTTATTGATTTTAGGATGATGCTGGAGATGAGATTAAGGAAGCAGCATCAAAACGTGAATCAGGGGAGACGCAGCAGTGATGAATAATGAGTTCAGTTCATAGGATATGTATCtgtattttttatcttgtGGCTTTTATTTTACATGGATGCCATGTGGGTTGTTTTAGCAGGATATTCTCATGAACTGATAATCTTGAGTGTTGGCTGCACTTAGGGTTTATGTGTTCCAACAGATTGTAAACtagatttaat
It contains:
- the LOC102617582 gene encoding 14-3-3-like protein A, producing the protein MSPTDSSREENVYMAKLAEQAERYEEMVEFMEKVAKTVDVEELTVEERNLLSVAYKNVIGARRASWRIISSIEQKEESRGNEDHVSVIKEYRSKIENELSKICDGILSLLESHLIPSASSAESKVFYLKMKGDYHRYLAEFKTGAERKEAAESTLLAYKSAQDIALAELAPTHPIRLGLALNFSVFYYEILNSPDRACNLAKQAFDEAISELDTLGEESYKDSTLIMQLLRDNLTLWTSDITDDAGDEIKEAASKRESGETQQ